In Deinococcus ficus, a single genomic region encodes these proteins:
- a CDS encoding carbohydrate ABC transporter permease — MPERVRRAPNLKTALAYVVLTLGVFVTLFPFAWMVLTSLKGVQEIFQLNFVPQDPTLANYTEVLTRTKFLVWFGNSLLIAAVTTASVLFFDSLVGYTLAKFDFPGKNLIFLLILSTLMIPTEMLVIPWFVGISDLHLTATTPGAYLAIMFPGLISAFGVFLMKQFFESLPTDLLEAARIDGMGEFGIFWTIAMPLVKPALASLAIFTFLGNWNAFLWPLIAIQKPEFRTLPVGTALFNGEAGTNWGLIMAASSLAVIPVLLVFAFFQKQIIDGIVMTGLKG; from the coding sequence ATGCCGGAGCGCGTGCGCCGCGCCCCGAACCTCAAGACCGCCCTGGCGTACGTCGTGCTCACGCTGGGCGTGTTCGTGACGCTCTTCCCGTTCGCGTGGATGGTCCTGACCAGCCTCAAGGGCGTGCAGGAGATCTTCCAGCTGAACTTCGTCCCGCAGGACCCCACCCTGGCCAACTACACTGAGGTGCTCACCCGCACGAAATTCCTGGTGTGGTTCGGCAACAGCCTCCTGATCGCCGCGGTGACCACCGCCAGCGTGCTGTTCTTCGACTCCCTGGTCGGGTACACCCTCGCGAAGTTCGACTTTCCCGGCAAGAACCTGATCTTCCTGCTGATCCTCTCCACGCTGATGATTCCCACGGAGATGCTCGTCATTCCCTGGTTCGTCGGCATCAGCGACCTGCACCTGACCGCCACCACGCCCGGCGCGTACCTGGCGATCATGTTCCCCGGGCTGATCAGCGCGTTCGGCGTGTTCCTGATGAAGCAGTTCTTCGAGTCGCTGCCCACCGATCTGCTCGAAGCCGCGAGGATCGACGGCATGGGCGAGTTCGGCATCTTCTGGACGATCGCCATGCCCCTCGTGAAACCCGCCCTGGCCAGCCTGGCGATCTTCACCTTCCTGGGCAACTGGAACGCCTTCCTGTGGCCCTTGATCGCCATCCAGAAACCCGAGTTCCGGACGCTGCCGGTCGGCACGGCCCTGTTCAACGGCGAGGCCGGCACCAACTGGGGCCTGATCATGGCCGCCAGCAGCCTCGCCGTGATTCCCGTGCTCCTGGTGTTCGCCTTCTTCCAGAAGCAGATCATCGACGGCATCGTCATGACCGGCCTGAAGGGCTGA